One Rossellomorea aquimaris DNA window includes the following coding sequences:
- a CDS encoding NAD(P)H-dependent oxidoreductase, producing the protein MANKEQAKQDILDAYHFRHATKEFDPNKKVSDDDFRFIMETGRLSPSSFGFEPWRFVVIQNPELREKIKNTAWGAYGKLPEASHFVVILARTKKDTKYDSQYLQDHFKNVKNLPEDHMAKYLEKIEQFQKVDFDLLEGNRPLYDWAGKQTYLALGNMMTSAAQIGVDSCPIEGFDIEKMNSLLDEEGLLEDGRFSISVMVAFGYRMKDPAPKTRRPYEDIVKFV; encoded by the coding sequence ATGGCTAATAAAGAACAAGCAAAGCAAGACATTTTAGATGCTTACCATTTCAGACATGCAACAAAGGAATTCGACCCTAACAAGAAAGTGTCCGATGACGATTTCCGATTCATCATGGAAACAGGGCGTCTGTCACCAAGCTCATTTGGATTCGAACCTTGGAGATTCGTCGTGATTCAAAACCCTGAATTGAGAGAAAAGATCAAGAACACTGCTTGGGGAGCATACGGAAAACTGCCTGAAGCCAGTCATTTTGTCGTGATCCTGGCCAGAACGAAAAAAGATACGAAATACGATTCACAATACTTACAGGACCATTTTAAAAACGTGAAAAACCTGCCTGAAGATCATATGGCAAAATATTTAGAAAAAATCGAGCAGTTCCAAAAGGTTGATTTCGATTTATTGGAAGGCAATCGTCCCTTATACGACTGGGCCGGAAAGCAAACCTATTTAGCCTTGGGTAATATGATGACTTCAGCCGCTCAAATCGGTGTCGACTCGTGTCCAATCGAAGGCTTTGACATCGAAAAGATGAACTCGCTCTTAGATGAGGAAGGATTGTTGGAAGATGGTCGTTTCAGCATTTCCGTCATGGTGGCATTCGGTTACCGGATGAAGGATCCAGCACCGAAAACGCGTCGGCCTTATGAGGATATCGTGAAGTTTGTTTAA